From a single Nitrospirota bacterium genomic region:
- a CDS encoding DegT/DnrJ/EryC1/StrS family aminotransferase, producing TGYDAESFAGKLKAEGVETRPFFLGMHEQPVFHEMGLFKGEHYPVSERIARQGLYLPSGMTLTEEQIDEVVKAVKKVLSS from the coding sequence CTACCGGTTATGATGCAGAGTCATTCGCAGGGAAATTAAAGGCAGAAGGTGTTGAGACGCGGCCGTTTTTCCTCGGCATGCACGAACAGCCGGTCTTTCATGAAATGGGCCTGTTTAAAGGCGAACACTATCCAGTTTCAGAACGTATTGCAAGGCAGGGGTTGTATCTCCCGTCAGGTATGACACTGACAGAGGAGCAGATAGATGAGGTTGTAAAAGCCGTGAAGAAGGTA